Proteins from one Bacteroidota bacterium genomic window:
- the cas1 gene encoding type II CRISPR-associated endonuclease Cas1 produces MLKRTLFIENPCHVSSRLNQLILRNKKTDEEKQAPIEDLGFVVFESEECTFSLQSIANLNANNVAVIFCNQNHMPTSMLLNLEGNTLQSQVFQGQINASEPLKKQLWQQTVKSKISNQAKLLASFGKETAFLKRCAEKVKSGDVSNEEGKASRYYWQNIFDKLNPSSVNNAGRVLGKFTRNRDGEPPNNLLNYGYIVLRAAVARALIGSGLLPTLGIHHHNKYNAFCLADDIMEPYRPWVDLLVLRSIRDFKDISVLDKNIKIRMLSVLTLDVTINESTSPLMVALSQTTASLAECFAGERKTIKYPEFIL; encoded by the coding sequence ATGCTTAAACGCACCCTCTTCATCGAAAATCCCTGCCATGTCAGTTCCCGACTAAATCAACTCATTCTACGGAACAAAAAAACTGACGAAGAAAAACAAGCTCCTATCGAAGATCTTGGTTTTGTGGTGTTTGAAAGTGAAGAATGTACATTTTCCTTACAATCAATCGCTAATCTGAATGCAAACAATGTTGCCGTGATCTTCTGCAACCAGAATCATATGCCGACTTCGATGTTATTGAATCTGGAGGGAAATACATTACAATCCCAAGTGTTTCAAGGCCAGATAAATGCCAGTGAACCTCTGAAAAAACAGTTATGGCAACAAACGGTTAAATCAAAAATCAGTAATCAGGCAAAACTTCTTGCCTCGTTTGGTAAAGAAACAGCTTTTTTAAAACGATGTGCGGAGAAGGTAAAAAGCGGTGATGTATCCAACGAAGAAGGAAAAGCAAGCAGATATTATTGGCAGAATATATTTGACAAGCTCAACCCTTCCAGCGTTAACAACGCTGGAAGGGTTCTAGGAAAATTTACTCGCAATCGCGACGGTGAACCGCCCAATAATCTTTTGAACTACGGATACATCGTACTTCGCGCAGCCGTTGCACGTGCGTTAATCGGTTCTGGCCTCCTTCCTACCCTTGGCATTCATCATCATAATAAATACAATGCTTTTTGTCTTGCCGATGACATTATGGAGCCATATCGTCCGTGGGTTGATCTTCTTGTTCTTCGTTCTATCAGAGATTTTAAGGATATCTCCGTACTCGATAAAAACATTAAAATACGAATGCTCAGCGTATTGACACTTGATGTTACCATTAATGAATCTACAAGCCCCTTAATGGTTGCGTTGTCTCAAACAACTGCATCGCTGGCTGAATGTTTTGCAGGAGAGCGGAAAACGATTAAATACCCGGAATTTATTCTATAA
- the cas9 gene encoding type II CRISPR RNA-guided endonuclease Cas9 (Cas9, originally named Csn1, is the large, multifunctional signature protein of type II CRISPR/Cas systems. It is well known even to general audiences because its RNA-guided endonuclease activity has made it a popular tool for custom editing of eukaryotic genomes.) gives MAKILGLDLGTNSIGWALIDDASKIIIKTGVRIFPEGVNRDTKGKEVSKNETRRDARQKRRQTFRTKLRKKHLIKTLQDVKMYPLSSDDKILREYFHNSPYVLRSKALIEKLTLFELGRIFFHLAQRRGFKSSRKAGTSEESVIMKGDEKIGKIGIIDTNNAIEKGSYQTLGNYLNSIDTKEQRIRNRYTTRQMYIDEFANIWEKQKKYYPAILTNELKEKIGNTKTGILFFQRPLRSQKGLVGKCTFENGKTRCPISAIPFELFRTYQFINSIEIYSPDGEILNLTDDQREEIVSLFNRKESVKFFEIVKRLGFLKGYKYNYSADEKKGDSRPGNKTIIQLSKLFGKEWDSFSENEKDLRWHIIYFANDNEWLENYARSNWSVTDEQIEQLKKISFKQDYASLSRKAINNILPFLKKGYTYSTAVVLGGVRNFFGEDRYLKFDTNQSDTIEKTVLDILQNTKKKEAVIDVIRDYLKKQFNHTDKDLQKLYHHSDLDAVTQKQIKTELPKPPNVRNPIVQQALYELRSLTNAIAKEFGSPDEIKVELAREMKVPKSVREEIHWKQKEREGENNEAKKVLDEYGLRHSRQNIQKYLLWKECKHQCPYTGTEISIKHLFEEGFVQIEHIFPWSVSLDDSMANKTICLVKENQAKGDKTPFQFYGNDPYKWNEVKTRAYKLLPFRKYQRFIKQEIDTDFVSRQLNDTRYISREAKTYLESICKKVNVSSGGVTSELRHYWGLDTILNPRINVGNSIPEDNYWAAINADGTIAETISWTFEQKEKPVGLHKKGRVVIGYVRKGYFYITGGAKNRTDHRHHAVDALTIANTKVSFIQELSRWNRSNKTSELKDFPLPWNNFHAHAETSIKNILIAYKAKNRVTTKIKKRIRKKINGELKEFISVGVSARGALHEETVYGKRKNMFGEENDYFNVRKPLQSLTPAMIPKIIDTKIRELAYKRLIKLGLKIDKENNKPIVKTTKDKECFGKAFDKSLFLPNENGEPVPVKKVRIRVESSNMEKLKDNNNQWVEPGSNHCVSIYEKPDGSRFGLMTSFLEAVERRNQKIDVVDKNNYEGKFVMSLSKDELVLMDYDQQDINWSNPPSQIELSKKLYKVRKMTSTGKTIMITFTYHIASNVNADADPAPMVLRKVPNVLKALKVIITPTGRIEPAKQ, from the coding sequence ATGGCAAAAATACTAGGACTTGATCTTGGAACGAATTCTATTGGGTGGGCTTTAATTGATGATGCATCTAAAATAATCATTAAAACGGGTGTAAGAATATTTCCGGAAGGTGTTAATAGAGACACCAAAGGGAAAGAGGTTTCAAAAAATGAAACACGAAGAGATGCTCGGCAAAAAAGACGGCAAACATTTCGCACAAAACTTCGAAAAAAACATCTGATTAAGACTTTGCAAGATGTAAAAATGTATCCTCTTTCCAGTGATGATAAAATATTAAGAGAATATTTTCATAATAGCCCTTACGTATTACGTTCTAAAGCCCTCATTGAAAAACTCACCTTATTTGAACTCGGAAGAATATTTTTTCACCTCGCGCAACGTAGAGGATTTAAGAGTAGCCGAAAAGCAGGAACAAGTGAAGAATCTGTCATCATGAAAGGTGATGAGAAAATAGGTAAGATTGGCATCATTGATACAAACAATGCAATAGAAAAAGGCTCATATCAAACCCTTGGAAACTACCTCAATTCGATAGACACAAAGGAACAACGAATTCGTAACCGATATACTACTCGCCAAATGTATATTGATGAATTTGCAAATATTTGGGAGAAGCAAAAGAAATATTATCCTGCTATACTTACCAATGAATTAAAAGAAAAAATCGGAAACACCAAAACAGGAATATTGTTTTTCCAACGTCCCCTCCGTTCACAAAAGGGACTTGTAGGGAAATGTACATTTGAAAATGGTAAAACTCGTTGCCCTATAAGTGCAATACCATTTGAGCTTTTTCGAACATATCAATTTATTAACTCAATAGAAATTTATAGCCCTGATGGTGAAATACTTAATTTAACTGATGATCAAAGAGAAGAAATTGTTTCTCTTTTTAATAGAAAAGAATCAGTAAAGTTTTTTGAAATCGTAAAACGACTTGGCTTTTTAAAGGGGTATAAATACAACTACAGTGCAGATGAAAAGAAAGGTGATTCGAGACCCGGAAATAAAACTATTATCCAATTGTCGAAACTATTTGGCAAAGAGTGGGATTCTTTTTCTGAAAATGAAAAAGATTTACGTTGGCACATAATCTATTTTGCTAATGATAACGAATGGCTAGAAAACTATGCACGGAGCAACTGGAGCGTTACTGATGAACAAATTGAACAATTAAAGAAAATAAGTTTCAAACAAGACTATGCCAGTTTAAGCAGAAAAGCTATCAATAACATTCTTCCTTTTCTCAAAAAAGGATATACATATTCAACCGCTGTAGTTTTAGGAGGTGTCCGAAATTTTTTTGGCGAAGATCGTTATTTAAAATTTGATACAAACCAAAGCGATACAATAGAAAAAACGGTTTTGGATATTTTGCAAAACACAAAAAAGAAAGAAGCAGTTATAGATGTAATAAGAGACTATTTAAAGAAACAATTCAATCATACAGATAAAGATTTGCAAAAACTTTATCACCACAGTGATCTCGATGCGGTAACACAAAAACAAATTAAAACGGAACTTCCTAAACCGCCAAATGTACGCAACCCTATTGTTCAACAAGCTTTGTATGAATTACGAAGCCTTACAAATGCAATTGCAAAAGAATTTGGATCTCCCGACGAAATAAAAGTTGAACTTGCTCGTGAAATGAAAGTTCCCAAATCAGTCCGAGAAGAAATCCATTGGAAACAAAAAGAACGTGAAGGTGAAAATAATGAAGCAAAAAAGGTTTTAGACGAATATGGACTACGCCATTCAAGACAAAATATTCAAAAGTATTTACTCTGGAAGGAATGCAAACATCAATGTCCATATACTGGAACAGAAATTTCAATCAAGCATTTGTTTGAAGAAGGATTCGTTCAGATAGAACACATTTTCCCTTGGAGTGTCTCCTTGGACGATTCAATGGCAAATAAAACCATTTGTTTAGTAAAGGAAAATCAAGCAAAGGGCGATAAAACACCTTTCCAATTTTATGGAAACGATCCTTACAAATGGAACGAAGTAAAAACTCGTGCATATAAACTCCTCCCTTTTAGAAAATACCAACGTTTCATTAAGCAAGAAATTGACACAGATTTTGTAAGCCGTCAACTTAACGATACACGATATATAAGCCGTGAAGCAAAAACATATTTAGAATCTATTTGCAAAAAAGTAAATGTTTCTTCCGGTGGAGTAACTTCGGAATTGAGACATTATTGGGGATTAGATACCATTCTTAACCCAAGAATTAATGTCGGCAACTCTATACCGGAAGATAATTATTGGGCAGCAATTAATGCAGATGGCACGATAGCGGAAACCATTTCTTGGACATTTGAGCAAAAAGAAAAACCAGTGGGATTACATAAAAAAGGAAGGGTTGTTATTGGTTACGTTCGCAAAGGATATTTTTATATAACAGGCGGTGCAAAAAATAGAACTGACCACAGACATCATGCAGTTGATGCATTAACAATAGCAAACACAAAAGTAAGTTTTATTCAAGAACTTAGCCGATGGAATAGATCCAATAAAACATCCGAATTAAAGGATTTTCCTCTACCGTGGAATAATTTCCACGCACATGCTGAAACTTCAATTAAAAATATTTTGATTGCGTATAAAGCGAAAAATAGAGTTACAACAAAAATTAAAAAGCGAATACGGAAAAAGATAAATGGAGAATTGAAAGAATTTATAAGTGTCGGTGTTTCCGCTCGCGGAGCATTACACGAAGAAACTGTTTATGGAAAAAGGAAAAATATGTTTGGGGAGGAAAATGATTATTTCAATGTAAGAAAACCATTGCAAAGCTTGACTCCTGCAATGATACCAAAAATTATTGACACAAAGATTCGTGAACTAGCTTACAAAAGACTCATTAAACTCGGACTAAAAATTGACAAAGAAAATAATAAACCAATAGTAAAAACAACAAAAGATAAAGAATGTTTTGGAAAAGCGTTTGACAAATCACTTTTTCTTCCAAATGAAAATGGTGAACCTGTTCCAGTTAAAAAAGTTCGGATTCGAGTTGAATCATCAAATATGGAAAAACTAAAAGACAACAATAATCAATGGGTTGAACCAGGAAGCAATCATTGTGTTTCAATTTATGAAAAACCAGATGGTTCGCGGTTTGGGCTAATGACTTCATTTTTAGAAGCTGTCGAAAGAAGAAACCAAAAAATAGATGTTGTTGATAAAAACAACTATGAGGGAAAGTTTGTTATGAGTTTATCTAAAGACGAATTAGTTCTCATGGATTACGATCAACAAGATATCAATTGGAGTAATCCTCCATCACAAATTGAACTTAGCAAGAAGTTATACAAAGTTCGAAAAATGACATCTACAGGGAAAACTATAATGATAACATTCACCTATCACATTGCTTCAAATGTAAACGCCGATGCTGATCCAGCACCTATGGTTTTAAGAAAAGTACCTAATGTGCTAAAGGCTCTTAAAGTCATTATAACCCCGACAGGAAGAATAGAACCAGCTAAACAATAG
- a CDS encoding GNAT family N-acetyltransferase, producing the protein MMDDIIIRRSFINDIPAIEELYKHVAAVEGTLARKAFEISHDYIEYFVSKSITYGIELVAVTNNPVQIVGEIHCYGNGLTTFAHVLGDLTIAVHPAYQGKGIGKTLFNELLNDVKANRPDILRIELLARESNERALRFYESLGFKQEGRLVERIRSVNGGFEDDIFMAWHRR; encoded by the coding sequence ATGATGGACGACATTATCATCAGAAGATCGTTTATTAATGATATCCCTGCCATCGAGGAGCTTTATAAACATGTAGCAGCAGTGGAAGGAACTCTTGCTCGAAAAGCTTTCGAGATTTCGCATGACTATATTGAGTATTTTGTCTCCAAAAGTATCACTTATGGTATTGAACTCGTTGCAGTGACAAATAATCCTGTGCAGATTGTTGGTGAGATCCATTGCTACGGTAACGGTCTTACAACATTTGCTCACGTACTAGGCGATCTTACCATTGCTGTCCATCCGGCATACCAAGGAAAAGGGATCGGGAAAACGTTGTTTAACGAACTGTTGAATGATGTAAAAGCGAATCGTCCGGATATTCTCCGAATAGAATTGCTTGCGCGGGAAAGCAACGAACGCGCACTTCGTTTTTATGAATCACTCGGTTTCAAACAGGAAGGGCGCTTAGTGGAACGGATCAGAAGTGTCAACGGGGGATTTGAGGATGATATTTTTATGGCGTGGCATCGAAGGTAA
- a CDS encoding AMP-binding protein, with product MKTPIKIFPVPAITSLQDMIIQSSKRYGDKLALEDLNDTPIPRLTYAALMKQILKFGSALKALGIKERSHIAVIGENRVQWALSYLTMSCFNYVVVPIDRNLHQNEILNVIHESDAEAVIFTAQYEQIFIESHSSLHNVKHYISMDPISLGKLFHSMSELIRNSHGCAIDELPKINPNEMGAIIFTSGTLGRAKGVMLSQHNISSNLTAMLSIFMMYPSDRFLSVLPIHHTYECNCGLLCPLYAGSSIHFARSLKTVVEDLQRVKATILLGVPLLYDKMFKRIHKGIQEKKTVAKVLNPLIKFTDILQTVGWKNAKKSIFKELHHKFGGSIRFFIAGGAAPDPLVAKGLRDLGFNFIQGYGLTETSPILALNSPFNLKDDAAGFPLPGAEIRIHEPDKEGIGEVFGRGPNVMLGYYKNPAATAEVFHDGWFKTGDLGYFDDDGFLHISGRKKNVIISKSGKNVFPEEIEDVLNRSPFILESLVYGAEDAKLDEIISAQIVVDAEAFIELAESTGKEITKDFLHQVIADEVSKANKQISSYKQVRKFIIRDQEFLKTTTQKIKRFANLTPQPVEE from the coding sequence ATGAAAACGCCGATCAAAATCTTTCCTGTTCCAGCTATCACATCATTGCAAGACATGATCATTCAATCTTCAAAAAGATATGGCGATAAACTTGCGCTTGAAGATTTGAACGACACACCGATACCGCGTTTAACATACGCAGCATTAATGAAACAAATTTTGAAGTTTGGTTCGGCTCTTAAAGCACTCGGGATCAAAGAGCGAAGTCATATTGCGGTGATCGGCGAGAATCGTGTTCAATGGGCGCTCAGTTATTTGACCATGTCATGTTTTAATTATGTTGTTGTTCCCATCGACAGAAATTTGCATCAAAACGAAATCCTGAATGTCATTCATGAATCCGATGCTGAAGCGGTTATCTTTACCGCCCAATATGAACAGATCTTTATCGAATCACATTCATCTCTTCACAACGTAAAGCACTATATTTCCATGGATCCGATATCATTGGGAAAACTTTTCCATTCCATGTCCGAATTGATCAGAAATTCTCACGGTTGCGCAATCGACGAACTTCCTAAGATTAATCCAAACGAGATGGGGGCTATCATTTTCACTTCCGGAACACTCGGAAGAGCAAAAGGAGTGATGTTATCGCAGCACAATATCTCCTCGAACTTGACGGCCATGCTCAGCATTTTTATGATGTACCCCAGCGACCGTTTTCTTTCCGTACTGCCGATTCATCACACATACGAATGCAATTGCGGGCTGCTTTGCCCACTGTATGCCGGTTCCTCAATCCATTTTGCGCGTTCGCTAAAAACTGTTGTGGAGGATCTGCAGCGCGTGAAAGCAACAATCCTGCTCGGTGTGCCGCTGTTGTACGATAAAATGTTCAAACGAATCCACAAAGGAATTCAGGAAAAAAAGACGGTGGCAAAAGTGCTTAACCCTCTCATTAAATTCACCGATATTCTCCAGACCGTTGGATGGAAAAATGCAAAAAAATCAATCTTCAAAGAGCTCCATCATAAATTCGGCGGTTCGATTCGATTCTTTATCGCGGGAGGTGCCGCTCCCGATCCATTGGTGGCAAAAGGATTACGGGATTTAGGATTCAATTTCATTCAAGGATATGGTCTTACCGAAACCTCTCCTATTCTCGCGCTGAATTCGCCCTTTAATCTGAAAGACGACGCTGCCGGTTTTCCGCTGCCCGGGGCCGAAATACGTATTCACGAACCGGATAAGGAGGGAATCGGCGAAGTGTTCGGAAGAGGTCCGAACGTCATGTTAGGGTATTATAAAAATCCGGCTGCAACGGCAGAAGTGTTTCACGACGGATGGTTCAAAACCGGCGACCTCGGATATTTTGATGACGATGGATTTCTTCATATCAGCGGAAGGAAGAAGAATGTGATCATTTCAAAATCAGGAAAAAATGTTTTTCCGGAAGAGATCGAAGATGTGTTAAACAGAAGTCCATTCATTTTGGAGTCACTGGTGTATGGCGCCGAAGATGCAAAACTTGATGAGATTATTTCTGCTCAGATTGTTGTTGATGCAGAGGCATTTATCGAACTGGCAGAATCAACCGGGAAAGAAATCACAAAAGATTTTCTTCATCAGGTCATTGCCGATGAAGTGTCAAAAGCGAACAAACAGATCAGCAGTTATAAGCAGGTCAGAAAATTTATCATCCGCGATCAGGAGTTTTTGAAGACCACAACGCAAAAGATTAAACGGTTTGCCAATCTTACGCCGCAGCCTGTAGAGGAGTAG
- a CDS encoding Spy/CpxP family protein refolding chaperone, whose amino-acid sequence MKQFIVMGMVLLVTSTAYFGCRTHREEDSAKRMAKHADWITEKITDELDLTAEQQKTLNSIKGEIVAKQSEMKLLREGVVNDLFSVLDKETITEEKLNVMFSAREAAWKELRQFAVAKYTQFHNSLTKEQRAVLKEKLEKFKKYRG is encoded by the coding sequence ATGAAACAATTTATCGTTATGGGAATGGTCTTGCTTGTAACAAGTACGGCATATTTCGGGTGCCGCACTCACAGAGAAGAGGATAGTGCAAAGCGAATGGCGAAGCATGCCGACTGGATTACTGAAAAGATCACCGATGAACTTGATCTTACGGCGGAACAACAGAAGACTTTAAATTCTATAAAAGGTGAGATTGTCGCAAAACAGAGCGAGATGAAATTATTGCGCGAAGGAGTAGTGAACGATCTTTTTTCTGTTTTGGATAAGGAAACCATTACCGAAGAGAAACTGAATGTAATGTTCTCTGCACGGGAAGCAGCTTGGAAAGAATTACGTCAATTTGCTGTGGCAAAATACACACAATTCCATAACTCGTTGACGAAAGAACAGAGAGCGGTGTTGAAAGAAAAATTGGAAAAGTTCAAAAAATACCGGGGATGA